CCCGGTCCCATATGCCTTCCGGCGCCGGTGGAATCTTTACGATTCGATGCACAAAGATACCCGGCGTATGCACCTGGTCGGGGTCGATGGAGCCCAACGGCCCCGGGTCCTGCTCTACCTCGACGATGGTGGTCTTGGCCGCCATGGCCATAATGGGGTTGAAGTTGCGTTGGGACAGCTTGTACTGGAGGTTGCCAAAGGTGTCGCACTTGTAGGCGCGGATAAAGGCGTAGTCGGCGGGCAGGGCGTGTTCAAGGATGTACTCCTTGCCGTTGAAGGCGCGGCGCTCTTTGCCCTCCGCCATCTCGGTGCCGACGCCGGTGCGGACGTAGAAAGCGGGAATGCCCGCCGCCGCCGCGCGAATCCGCTCCGCCAGCGTGCCCTGGGGCATAAGCTCCCCTTCTATAAGCCCTTGCTGATGCAGCTTCTCGAAGGCCGTGGCCTGAGATGGATGGGGCGCGGCAGTGAAGCAGCAGTGGATTTTTTTGACCAGCCCCGCTTCCACTAGTTTGCCCAGGTCCATCTGCCCGTCGAAGGGACCGGCGCCCGGATGGTTGGAGATGGCGACCAGATTCTTAGCTTTCTTGCGAATCAACGCGGCGATGAGGTTGCGGGGCGTTCCCGGACCGGCAAAGCCAGGTATGTAGATGCTGGCGCCGTCAGGGATGTCCGCCACCGCCTCGTCAAAGCTCTTCAAGACCTTATTCTTCATGAGGCGAGGTTTCTCCTGGGACGGTTTTCGTACTAGATATTAGCGCCTGCGGGAAGGGCTGCCAAGCGTAAGGTTACGGATGGCTAGGTGCCGATTCGTGGGCCGGGAGTGCAGGCGGTCCGCAGCGTCTCCAGCACCGACAGTATCGCCAGGTAACTGGTGCGGGGGTTGGTGACATGGGGCTTGTTCTCCAATCGGAACCGCAGCACACCGAAGTCACCCTTGGCGTACACCTCATGGACGTTGCCCGGCGCTTTAGGGTCCGCCACTATCTTGACCTTTGTCCTCTCCGGCCCTAGGCCCGCCAGGCTGAGCGTCACCCCTACGTTGACGTTGGCCGGAAAGAGCTTGATAGCCTCTAGAGCGTTTCCGTCGAATATCACCGTAGGCCGGCTTATCTCCTTCCCCTCCCATTCTTTGAATCCAGCCGCCCCCTGAAGGCTTCGAGGCGTCTTGGTAGTGGTCAGGCTGACCTCTTGCAGCAAGCCGCGGCAGGCGCGGATAGCATCGATGCCGCCCAGGGCGCCCGTAGGCACCAACATGCGCCGGTTGGTCCTAGCTGCAACACTAGCCAGTCGATTGAAAAACGCGGTGTCGGCCAGCGCGCCGGAGCTAATCATCAGCAGGTCCTTGCCTCCGGACAGCACGGCCTCGGCGTGGGCTTTGGCCGCCGCGGGCGATGCGCACTCCAGCACCATGTCCATGTTTTTAACCGCCATGAACTTGGCGAAGTCGGTGAAATACGGGATGCCGCCAGCGAGCTGCTTTGCCAGCCCTGAGGCACGGGCCTCGTCCTGATCGAAGAGGGCCACCAGCTTCGCGTCACCCGTCTTGGCCGCGCGGATGGCTGTGGCGATCTCCGTGCCGATAGCGCCGCAGCCGATTAGTCCAACGTTTGTCATGGCAGTCTCCTTAAAACCAGGGGATTATAGCAGGGCGTCGGAGAAATCAGCCACACAGCGTCTCCAACAGCTCCACCGCCACGGCTTTGTCCAGGGGCTTGTTATTGTTGCCGCATTTGGGTGACTGGATGCACGATGGGCACCCACCCTCGCAGACACACTCCGACACCGCCTGCAGCGTTGCCCGCCATAGCTCATTCACATCATGGTAGCCACGCTCCGACATGCCGATGCCGCCCGGATGGCCGTCGTAGATGAAGATTTGCGGGCGGCCCGTGTCGGGATGCATGGCCGTGGACACGCCGCCGATGTCGTTGCGGTCGCACATGGCGAAGAGGGGAAGGAGGCCGATGGCGGCATGCTCGGCGGCGTGGAGGCCGCCGGGGAGGTCCAGCTTGTTTTGGGCGCAGCGCTGCACCAGCGACTCCGGTATGTCAAACCACAGGGCAACGGTCTTGAAATCGCTGGGCGGCAGGTCCAAGGGCTCGTCCCCCAGGTCCTCTTCCGACAGCTGCGCCTTCTTCTTATACCCCACGACGTGGTTGGAGACCTCCACCTCGCCCAGATACACGCCGACGCCTCCAGCGGTCTTGGACTCCCACTGTCGCGTGATTCGGATGTCGGTTATGTCCTTGGCCTGGGTGTAATAGGGCACTTCGCGGCGGTTGGCGTGGGCCACCCGGGCCTTCCCGTCAAGCCGGGTGATCAGATAAGGCTCGCCCAAGTGCAGGTAAACGGCCCCGGGGTATAGCTGGTGGAACACTGCCCCTTCTTCCACCGTCTCGATGACCGTGCCCGACGCCTCCTCCACCACCAGGTAATTTTGCCTCGACGCCGACCGTAGGTTCAGCCCTTCCGCCGGGTACCCCACCGACGGCGTCGCGAACCATCGCTGCCCGCTGCGCCGGAGGAGACCTTGTCCCTCAAGCTCCCTCGTCCTGTCCCATAAGCTGTCTCCAAATATAGCCTCGTCAGAGGCGTCCAGGGGCCATTCGTAGGCCGCGCATAGAATATGCGGCGACATGATATGCGGGTTCTGTGGGGCGACCAGGGCTTTTTCGATGGGCTTGCCGAAAAAGGCCTCGGAGTGGCGCATGAGGTACTGGTCCAGGGGGTTGTCCTGGGCCACCAGCACCGACAAAGATTCCTTCCCTCGCCTTCCGCTGCGGCCTGCCTGCTGCCACGTGCTGGCGATGGTGCCGGGATAGCCAGTAATGATGGTGGCGTCCACTTGCCCCACGTCTATCCCTAACTCCAAGGCGTTGGTGGCGGCCACACCCAAAAGCTCGCCAGTGAACAGCCCTTTTTCAATGGCGCGGCGTTCCTCCGGCATGTACCCCGCCCGGTAGGGACTGATCTGCTTTGCTAGGTCTTTGTCTTCCGTCGCCAACTGGTCGCGGCTGTACTTGTACACAAGCTCGGCCATGCGACGGGTCTTCACAAAAGTTATCGTCCTGGTGCGATGCTTAACGAGTTCGGTAAAGAGGCCGCTGGCCTCGATATTGGTGCTGCGCCGCGTGCCCTTTCTCAAATCGATGACCGGCGGGTTCCAAAAAGCGAACCGCTTGCCCCCCGATGGCGAGCCGTCTTCATCTACCACAGTAAAGGATAGCCCCGTCAGACGCTCGGCCAGCTCACCCGCATTGCCGATGGTCGCGGAGCAGAGGATGAACTGCGGGCTGGCGCCGTACCTGCGGCATACCCGCCGCAGCCGCCGCAGCACGTTGGCGACGTGGGAGCCGAAGACGCCTCGATACACATGGGCCTCGTCCACCACTACATACCGCAGACCTCGAAAAAACGCAGACCACGATTGGTGGTTGGGCAGGATGCCGAAGTGGAGCATGTCGGGGTTGGTGAGCAGCACGTGGATGCCGCGCCGCAGGGCCGAGCGCTCGCTGGAGGGGGTGTCGCCGTCAAAGATTGCGGCGTTGACTTTGAAGCCTCTGGACAGTTCTTGGAAGCCCTTTAGCTGGTCCTGAGTCAGCGCCTTCGTCGGATAAATATACAGGGCGCGGCTGCGACGCTCCGACAGCGCCTTTTCCAACACCGGGAGGTGGTAGCAGAGGCTCTTGCCGCTGGCCGCTGGCGTAGAAACGATGACGTTCTCGCCCCGACGCACGGCTTCGATGGCCTGGGCCTGGTGGCTGTACAGAGGCCACCGCCCCATCTCCTCCAACCGGCGCTGCAAGTGGGCGTTAACGGAATCGGAAGGCTGAGCGTGGCGGGGAGGCCTGGGCGGCAGGTGCGCCACGTGGACTATCTGGCCTTTATAGGCCGGCGACGCCTGGAGGGACTTAAGGAAGTCGACGGGGTTCATGAGTAGACTAAAAGGCGGTCAAAAACTCGGTCTCGTAATCCAGCAGTTCGGCCTCGCCGCGCGCCTCGCTGAGAAAGGACACCACTTTTGAAATAACCTCGTTGGCGTGGCGGCCGTCGTTGCTGACGCAGGAGATGCCGAGAGTCAGCCTCTGCCACAGGTCGTTGTCCTCCACCTCGGCGATGGCGACGTTGAATTTGGCGCTGACGCGGCCGATTAACGACTGGGCTATCTGACGCTTCTCCTTAAGGCTGCGCGCACCGTGCAGCATGAAAGTTATCCGGCAGAGGCCAACGTGCAAGATGACTCCAAGAGGGCAGATTGTATGTTCGAGTATAACAAAAGGCCTGCCACGGTCTCCCGAGGAAGTGTATACTGCCCTGGACATTCGGGGGCGACGTGAACGTATTATTTCAGCGGGGCGTATATCTTCCTGAGCCAGACCTGTGGCTGGATTCCACCCTTCGCCGCGCTAGCGCCTTCATCTCCCACGCCCACGCCGACCATGTCGGCCCCCACTCCCGGCCCATCCTCTCCCAGGCCACCGGCGTGCTGCTGCAAGACCGGCTCCGCCGCGCCGACCCCTGTGTTATGCACTACGGCGAGCCCCTGGACACGCCCGGCTACACCCTGACCCTTTACCCCGCGGGCCATTGCCTCGGCTCCGCCCAGGTCCTAATCGAGTCCAAGGCTGACGGCCATCGCACCCTCTACACCGGCGACTTCAAGGCCCAGCCCAACCCCACCGCTCAGCCCTTGCAGCCCGTCCAGTGCGACACACTAATTATGGAATGCACATTCGGCCAGCCTGTATATCGCTTCCCGCCGCAGCATGATGTCCTTGAACTCCTTTTCCAGACCCTAAAGGAATGGCTGGAAAAGGGCTATGCGCCGGTAATCCTGGCCTACAAGACCGGCAAGGCCCAAGAACTGCTTTACCAGCTGCTCGCCAAGGGTTTTTCGGTGGCGATGGAGGAGTCCGCCTATACTGTCACCCGTCGATATGAAGAGGCGGGCATACAGTTCCCCGGCGCTTATAGCGCTTTCGACGGCGCTTTGAGAGACGGCGAGGTAGCTATATCTCCACCGGGTAGGAAAAGCCGTGAAGCGTTGCAGGGCGTCAAGCGCAAGGGGTTCCTGGCCCTGTCCGGTTGGGCGGTGCACCCTCGCGGCGGCTACCAGCTTAACGCCGACGTGACCCTGC
The genomic region above belongs to SAR202 cluster bacterium and contains:
- a CDS encoding 3-oxoacid CoA-transferase subunit A, with protein sequence MKNKVLKSFDEAVADIPDGASIYIPGFAGPGTPRNLIAALIRKKAKNLVAISNHPGAGPFDGQMDLGKLVEAGLVKKIHCCFTAAPHPSQATAFEKLHQQGLIEGELMPQGTLAERIRAAAAGIPAFYVRTGVGTEMAEGKERRAFNGKEYILEHALPADYAFIRAYKCDTFGNLQYKLSQRNFNPIMAMAAKTTIVEVEQDPGPLGSIDPDQVHTPGIFVHRIVKIPPAPEGIWDRVVQR
- the nadX gene encoding aspartate dehydrogenase; the encoded protein is MTNVGLIGCGAIGTEIATAIRAAKTGDAKLVALFDQDEARASGLAKQLAGGIPYFTDFAKFMAVKNMDMVLECASPAAAKAHAEAVLSGGKDLLMISSGALADTAFFNRLASVAARTNRRMLVPTGALGGIDAIRACRGLLQEVSLTTTKTPRSLQGAAGFKEWEGKEISRPTVIFDGNALEAIKLFPANVNVGVTLSLAGLGPERTKVKIVADPKAPGNVHEVYAKGDFGVLRFRLENKPHVTNPRTSYLAILSVLETLRTACTPGPRIGT
- a CDS encoding DEAD/DEAH box helicase produces the protein MNPVDFLKSLQASPAYKGQIVHVAHLPPRPPRHAQPSDSVNAHLQRRLEEMGRWPLYSHQAQAIEAVRRGENVIVSTPAASGKSLCYHLPVLEKALSERRSRALYIYPTKALTQDQLKGFQELSRGFKVNAAIFDGDTPSSERSALRRGIHVLLTNPDMLHFGILPNHQSWSAFFRGLRYVVVDEAHVYRGVFGSHVANVLRRLRRVCRRYGASPQFILCSATIGNAGELAERLTGLSFTVVDEDGSPSGGKRFAFWNPPVIDLRKGTRRSTNIEASGLFTELVKHRTRTITFVKTRRMAELVYKYSRDQLATEDKDLAKQISPYRAGYMPEERRAIEKGLFTGELLGVAATNALELGIDVGQVDATIITGYPGTIASTWQQAGRSGRRGKESLSVLVAQDNPLDQYLMRHSEAFFGKPIEKALVAPQNPHIMSPHILCAAYEWPLDASDEAIFGDSLWDRTRELEGQGLLRRSGQRWFATPSVGYPAEGLNLRSASRQNYLVVEEASGTVIETVEEGAVFHQLYPGAVYLHLGEPYLITRLDGKARVAHANRREVPYYTQAKDITDIRITRQWESKTAGGVGVYLGEVEVSNHVVGYKKKAQLSEEDLGDEPLDLPPSDFKTVALWFDIPESLVQRCAQNKLDLPGGLHAAEHAAIGLLPLFAMCDRNDIGGVSTAMHPDTGRPQIFIYDGHPGGIGMSERGYHDVNELWRATLQAVSECVCEGGCPSCIQSPKCGNNNKPLDKAVAVELLETLCG
- a CDS encoding DUF503 domain-containing protein codes for the protein MSRAVYTSSGDRGRPFVILEHTICPLGVILHVGLCRITFMLHGARSLKEKRQIAQSLIGRVSAKFNVAIAEVEDNDLWQRLTLGISCVSNDGRHANEVISKVVSFLSEARGEAELLDYETEFLTAF
- a CDS encoding MBL fold metallo-hydrolase — protein: MNVLFQRGVYLPEPDLWLDSTLRRASAFISHAHADHVGPHSRPILSQATGVLLQDRLRRADPCVMHYGEPLDTPGYTLTLYPAGHCLGSAQVLIESKADGHRTLYTGDFKAQPNPTAQPLQPVQCDTLIMECTFGQPVYRFPPQHDVLELLFQTLKEWLEKGYAPVILAYKTGKAQELLYQLLAKGFSVAMEESAYTVTRRYEEAGIQFPGAYSAFDGALRDGEVAISPPGRKSREALQGVKRKGFLALSGWAVHPRGGYQLNADVTLPYSDHADFDDLVDYVKASGARKVYTVSGFEDLAVHLRSLGFQAEHLTNGHKNTQLTLL